The following coding sequences are from one Lolium rigidum isolate FL_2022 chromosome 6, APGP_CSIRO_Lrig_0.1, whole genome shotgun sequence window:
- the LOC124668560 gene encoding hexose carrier protein HEX6-like encodes MAIGAFVDGPAGGAGYNGRVTSFVVLSCIVAGSGGILFGYDLGISGGVTSMESFLKKFFPDVYHQMKGDSHVSNYCRFDSELLTVFTSSLYIAGLVATLFASSVTTKYGRRASILIGGSVFIAGSVFGGAAVNVYMLLINRILLGIGLGFTNQSIPLYLSEMAPPQYRGAINNGFELCISIGILIANLINYGVAKIEGGWGWRISLSMAAVPAAFLTIGAIFLPETPSFLIQRDGNVDQAKMMLQRLRGTTGVQKELDDLVTASNISRTIKNPYRNILKKKYRPQLVIALLIPFFNQVTGINVINFYAPVMFRTIGLKESASLMSAVVTRLCATAANIVAMIVVDRFGRRKLLLVGGVQMILSQFTVGAVLAVKFKDHGVMEKEYAYLVLVIMCVFVAGFAWSWGPLTYLVPTEICPLEIRSAGQSVVIAVIFLVTFLIGQTFLAMLCHLKFGTFFLFGGWVCVMTMFVFFFLPETKQLPMEQMEQVWRRHWFWKRIVGEEEEEQETQTAPGAIALSTTPHNN; translated from the exons ATGGCGATAGGCGCCTTCGTGGACGGcccggcgggcggcgcgggctaCAACGGCCGCGTCACCTCCTTCGTCGTGCTCTCCTGCATCGTCGCCGGCAGCGGCGGCATCCTCTTCGGCTACGACCTTGGCATCTCAG GCGGGGTGACGTCCATGGAGTCCTTCCTCAAGAAATTCTTCCCGGACGTCTACCACCAAATGAAGGGGGACAGCCACGTTTCCAACTACTGCCGTTTTGACAGCGAGCTGCTCACCGTCTTCACCTCCTCCCTCTACATCGCCGGTCTCGTCGCCACCCTCTTCGCCTCCTCCGTCACCACCAAGTACGGCCGCCGCGCATCCATTCTCATAGGAGGCTCCGTCTTCATCGCCGGGTCCGTTTTCGGGGGCGCTGCCGTCAACGTCTACATGCTACTCATCAACCGGATCCTCCTCGGCATAGGCCTCGGATTCACCAACCAG TCAATTCCACTGTACCTGTCAGAAATGGCACCACCGCAGTATCGTGGTGCCATCAACAACGGCTTCGAGCTGTGTATCAGCATCGGCATCCTCATTGCGAACCTCATCAACTACGGAGTGGCGAAAATTGAAGGAGGATGGGGGTGGAGGATATCACTGTCCATGGCCGCTGTCCCTGCCGCATTCCTAACCATTGGCGCAATCTTCCTTCCTGAGACCCCCAGCTTCCTGATCCAGCGTGATGGCAATGTCGACCAGGCGAAGATGATGCTCCAGAGGCTGCGTGGCACGACCGGAGTCCAGAAAGAGCTGGATGATCTGGTCACCGCTAGCAACATCTCGCGGACAATCAAGAACCCGTACCGGAACATCCTGAAGAAGAAGTACAGGCCACAGCTTGTGATAGCACTCCTCATTCCTTTCTTCAACCAGGTCACCGGGATCAACGTGATCAACTTCTACGCACCTGTCATGTTCCGCACAATCGGGCTCAAGGAGAGTGCATCCCTCATGTCAGCCGTCGTGACGCGCCTCTGCGCGACGGCCGCCAACATCGTGGCAATGATCGTCGTGGACCGGTTCGGGCGCAGAAAGCTGCTGCTGGTCGGCGGCGTGCAGATGATCCTGTCGCAGTTCACGGTGGGCGCCGTCCTGGCAGTGAAGTTCAAGGACCACGGGGTCATGGAGAAGGAGTACGCATACCTGGTGCTGGTCATCATGTGCGTGTTCGTGGCGGGGTTCGCGTGGTCTTGGGGGCCGCTGACGTACCTTGTCCCGACGGAGATCTGCCCGCTGGAGATCAGGTCGGCCGGCCAGAGCGTGGTGATCGCAGTCATCTTCCTGGTCACGTTTCTGATCGGGCAGACGTTCCTGGCCATGCTGTGCCACCTCAAGTTCGGCACCTTCTTCCTCTTCGGAGGGTGGGTGTGCGTGATGACCatgttcgtcttcttcttcctgccgGAGACGAAGCAGCTCCCCATGGAGCAGATGGAGCAGGTCTGGAGGAGGCACTGGTTCTGGAAGAGGATtgttggggaggaggaggaggaacaagagACGCAAACTGCACCAGGAGCCATTGCCTTGTCCACCACACCACATAATAACTAG